The stretch of DNA GAAGATAAAAAAGCACCAATTATCAATTTCCAAATAACAAATAATACTCAAACTTCAATTATCGAATTTCAAAACACCCCGGGCTACAGTCATAAAGGCCTTAACCCGGAGTGTTTAGATCATTTAGTATTGATTATTGGAATTTGTTTGTGATTTGTGATTTGGTAATTGATGCTTTATGTATAAATTATAGAATCTTGAGATAAACGTTTGTATAGAATGTAGATATTTCAGAACAAAATCCCTTTCTCTTTAAAATAACCGATAATCTTGTCCACCGATTCCTGAACATTCAGTTTATCCGTTTCGATGGTAATTTCGGGATTTTCCGGCTCTTCATACGGAGCAGAGATTCCTGTAAATTCAGGGATTGTGCCGTTTCTTGCTTTCTTATACAGTCCTTTTGGATCTCTTTCCTCACAGATGGAAAGAGGAGCCGTAACATGTACTTCAATAAAGTCGCCCTTTTCATTCAGGTTTCGGGCCCTGTCCCGGTCTTTACGGTAGGGTGAAATGAACGAAGTGATGGCAATCACACCTGCTTCGGCAAACAGATGGGCCACCTCCCCTATCCTGCGAATGTTCTCCTCACGGTCTTCGGGTGAGAAGCCGAGATCACCGTTCAGCCCGTGGCGTACGTTGTCGCCGTCCAGGATGAACACGTTGGTGCCCATTTCAAAGAGCGTCTTCTCCAGTTCTGTGGCAACGGTGGACTTTCCGCACCCGGATAATCCGGTCAGCCAAAGCACCACCCCTTTGTGGCCGTTCTTCTTCTCCCGCGCCTCCTTGGTGATCACCGTATCGTGCCACACCACGTTGGTGCTCTTCTTCTTTTCCGATGCGTTTCCTTCTTCATCCTTTGAGGTCAGGTAGGCTTTCAGTATATCGCCCACTGGCTTTCTGAGTATCCGTTCGTCCACATCTTCACCTTTCTTCAGCTTATTCCTCACTTCTTTTCCGCTAATGGAGACCGACTGATAGCCTTTGGGCTGGAATTCACTGATCAGGCCTACCCTGTTTAATTCTTTGAAGAAGGCTGCAAATCCCACTTTTACAGGTTCGATCTCCAGCTTGCCATTCAACTCATCGAACTTATGGTGGGCATCGAAATCTCCCCAGATGGGTGTTCCGTCGTCAAAGGGGGCATCGGCATGCTTCCGGCCGATCACAATGTTGGTGAAGCCGTAATTTTGCCGGTAAATGGAATGCATTACCGCTTCTTTCGGACCGGCATAAAACATCTTCATATCAAGACCAATCATCAGCATCTCATCATCAAGGTCGTAGCCTCTATTCTGCCACAGTTCTTCATCTTTATCGCCATATCCGATCCACCGGCCTTCAATAAGGGCTTCATAGGTACGCATGCGCACATCGGCCGGAATATCATCTGATTTGGTGGCCCCTACGAGCGGGTTCAACACAGTGCCGGTAAAGTATCCCTGGCGGGTAAGCTGTTCCGCTGCATAAACCATGGCATATTCATGGGCACGATGGAGGGCATTGCGTGTCTGGAAAGCAACAATCCTTTCCCAACCCCTTTCGCGAAAAAGATTCCGGGTTTCTTCAGGATTAAGCATATATTGACCAAAACTGGGATTTTGGGGTTGCGGGAAAGCCCATATAAGGCCTCCGAGAAGATAATCCCTCGGATCTTCATTGAAAATACGGGCGCCCGGATGGTCGTTGCGATTGGTTCCGTAAACCGTATTGTTATATTTTTCTTTATCAAATGGATAAATATCGGTTATCTCCAGGGTTCCCACAAATTCACCCTTCTCATTTTCCACCCTCACCGTTTCCCCTTTACTCAGTTTATTCGCATCTGCCTTATGAATCGGGAAACCCAGAGGAATGCTCCACGCGTATTTTTTTCCGTTCCTTTCAATTGCTTCTTCATCCAGAACCTGATGGAATTCATCGCTGTTCATGGGGCCGGTAAGCGGAGATAAAGCCCCGTCAGCCATTCTGTAAAAAACAGAAAGATCAGCATCACTGATCTTATATACATTGTAGTTTTTTGCCCTATGGGCAAGATTTTCCCTTTCCAGTTCGGGGATGATCCGGTTTATTAAACCACACCCCCCGTGAGGAGGTAAAAGACTGTTCGTCATCTGTTGTCGGTTTTTATGGTTTGACATGGAATATATGTATAATTTTACAATTTCTCTGAAAGTGCTCAAAGATACATAATTTCTCTTTAATCATACAATAAAACAGAGTTATTCTAAATAATCATGTCAAAACGGAATTTTCCAGTTCCAAAAGAGATAATTTAGAATGATAATTGTAAACATCTGAAATCAATTGTATTCAAAATAATGAAAGTTTCAACATTAAATTGTTGGAAAAAAAATATATAATTATATCTTTGTTACGCTGTTCTTAAATTAAACCGATGTTAACTAAAAGAATTAAAAATGGTGAATCAAGAAAAAGTACAGGAGATCAACAAGCTGCTTGAGGAAGCTTCTGCCCAGGAGATTGTCAATTATATCCTGGAGCAATACAAAACAGATACGGTTTTTGCCACCAGCTTAGGTGCCGAAGATCAGGTATTAACAGATATGATCGCTTCCAGGCATAAAGATGCCTACATCATCACCCTTGATACCGGAAGGTTATTTCCGGAAACCTACACCTTGATCGATAAAACCAACAAGCATTATGGCATCAAGATGGATGTTTATTTTCCCGATTATAAGCGGGTGCAGAAGATGGTGAAGGAAAGGGGCATCAACTTGTTTTACGACAGTATTGAAAACCGTAAGTTGTGCTGCCACATCCGGAAAATTGAGCCCCTGAGAAGGGCAACGGAAGGAATGAAGGTCTGGATTACCGGATTGAGGAGGGCC from Bacteroidales bacterium encodes:
- the cysC gene encoding adenylyl-sulfate kinase, with protein sequence MTNSLLPPHGGCGLINRIIPELERENLAHRAKNYNVYKISDADLSVFYRMADGALSPLTGPMNSDEFHQVLDEEAIERNGKKYAWSIPLGFPIHKADANKLSKGETVRVENEKGEFVGTLEITDIYPFDKEKYNNTVYGTNRNDHPGARIFNEDPRDYLLGGLIWAFPQPQNPSFGQYMLNPEETRNLFRERGWERIVAFQTRNALHRAHEYAMVYAAEQLTRQGYFTGTVLNPLVGATKSDDIPADVRMRTYEALIEGRWIGYGDKDEELWQNRGYDLDDEMLMIGLDMKMFYAGPKEAVMHSIYRQNYGFTNIVIGRKHADAPFDDGTPIWGDFDAHHKFDELNGKLEIEPVKVGFAAFFKELNRVGLISEFQPKGYQSVSISGKEVRNKLKKGEDVDERILRKPVGDILKAYLTSKDEEGNASEKKKSTNVVWHDTVITKEAREKKNGHKGVVLWLTGLSGCGKSTVATELEKTLFEMGTNVFILDGDNVRHGLNGDLGFSPEDREENIRRIGEVAHLFAEAGVIAITSFISPYRKDRDRARNLNEKGDFIEVHVTAPLSICEERDPKGLYKKARNGTIPEFTGISAPYEEPENPEITIETDKLNVQESVDKIIGYFKEKGILF
- a CDS encoding phosphoadenylyl-sulfate reductase codes for the protein MVNQEKVQEINKLLEEASAQEIVNYILEQYKTDTVFATSLGAEDQVLTDMIASRHKDAYIITLDTGRLFPETYTLIDKTNKHYGIKMDVYFPDYKRVQKMVKERGINLFYDSIENRKLCCHIRKIEPLRRATEGMKVWITGLRRAQSVTRTNLQPIEWDAQNEMIKVNPLYNWSEKDVWNYIKGNGVP